The DNA region CCGACGGGTTCGCCCGGATGTCGGCCCGGGCCAGGAGGTGGGTCAGCCCCGCGTTCCCGCAGAAGCGGTCGAAGCGGGTCACGCGGAGGAGGGACCGGACGATCCGCTTGAGCACCCAGGCCACCACGAGCCCCGCGAGGATGATCAGCAGGGCGGAGAGAAAGCCGGGCAGGAAAGCCAGGAAACCGTCGCGGAGATTCTCCCAGGTTGAAACCAGGATATCCTTGATTGAATTGGTCATGGGCGATTACCTCCATTGGCGTCCCACTCCTCCACGAGGAAGGGTTTCCCGGCCTCGTACGTCAGGCACAGGTCCTCCAGGTTCTTCTCCACCGCGTCGGCGTCGGCGTCGGCGGTCTCCAGGACGAACGAGGCGGTACGGGCCAGGTAGAGCGGCGTCAGGGCGCCCAGGATGTGCTCCCGGGTGATGGAAGCGCGGTGCCAGGCCAGGCCGAGGTCGTAGACGGTCCGGACCCACAGGTCGGCGGGGTAGCGGAAGTCCCCGTCGCCGAGCGCGGCGAGGGAAAGGATGCCCTCGAGGGTGCGCCGGTTCAGGATCCTCTCCCAGATTCCCCGAAGGTCCCGGGCGGCATCGCGGAACCGTGCCAGCATGCGCCCGGTGTTGACGGAGACCGGCTCGAGGCCCACGGCGTGTTCGAAGCCGAAGAGGGGGACGGGGTGGGAGCCCCGGAGGGTCGCCCAGGACCGGTGGTGAGTCTCCATGAGGGCGAAGACGGAGCCCACCACCTGGGTCAGCATGGCGCTGAGGTCCGTGGCCGGGTCCTTGGCGTCGTGAATCTTGGCACCGAGAAAGGACTGGCAGACCCGGTACCCGCCGGCGATGGCCGTGGTGGTCATCCAGATGTCGATGCCGAACCGCGCCACGTCGGTGTGCCAGACGTCCCCGGCCAGGTAGTGGGAGGCCAGGGCCCCGGAGAACCCGAAGTCGCCGCCGATGGGCTGCCGCACCCGGCGTCCGTAGAGCGCCCGGGTCAATGGGTAGACGATGCTGTTGGTGATGGTCCCGTCGTACTTGTGCCGGAGGTAGAGGGGGGCCACGAAATCGAAGCCCTCCCGCAGGACCGGGCTGACCAGGAGGTCCACCCACTCGGGGGTGATGGAGCGCAGGTCCGCGTCCACCACGACGCAGGCCTTTGCCCCCAGCCTGACCGCGATCTCGAGGATGGTCCGGATGGCGCTGCCTTTCCCGGGGATGCCGTGGTAGGGGGTGATGATCCGGTGGATGGGGAAGAGCGGGTGGGCGATGCACAGGGCCCGGTAATCGCTGACGGCGGCTTCCCTCGCGACGGCGGGCGTCCCGTCGGCGGAGCCCCCGTCGGAGTTGACCAGGATCCCCCGCCGGTCGGGGAAGTACTTGGCGAGACCGGCGCACACGGCGCGGACCACGTGGGCGATGGTCCGGGCGTTGTTGAAGCTCGGGATCCCCACCACGATGTCGGCCTGCCCGACGGCCTCGAGTTCGGGGCACGCTTTGTCCGTCATGGCAGCCTCTTCTCCCTCAGGATCTCCCCAACGGCGCGATTCCACCCCTGTGGCCCGATGCCGCCGGCCCGGCGGGCCCCGGGGACCTCCCTCAGCAGGTCCGGGTGATACTCGCCCGATGGGCGCTGGACGATCACCGGCAGATCGACGTTTTTCAACATCGGGATGTCGTTGGGGCTGTCGCCGAGGCCCACGGTGAAAATCGGCTCGAAGCGGCACTGGAGGACCAGTTGGGTCAGCATCCGGATGGCCTTGCCCTTGTCGCTGCCCCCGAACACGTGGTGGAAGCGGCCTCCGCGCGACAGGGCCAGACCCTCCTTTTCCGCCTCGGCGGAGAGGATGCGCAGGTCCGTCTCCGGGTCCGGCCCGGTCAGCCGGAAGGGCTCGTCGAATTCCCGGACGGCGGCGCGGCAGGCCTCCTCGTACGTCAGCCCGCACTCCCGGACGATCTCCTCCGGGGTGAGGTCGTTGAACCCGGTGATCCGGAGCCCCTTCTCCTCCCGCATCCGCCGGAGGAACTCCGTGAGGCGCGCGTAGGGCGCCCCCAGTTCGACGCGGATCCAGTCGGGGCCGCGCTCGGCGCCGGGGACGCTCGCCCCGAAAAGCCGGGAGGGGAAGTAGAAGGCCCCGCCGTTCTCCACGATGAAGGGGTGGTGAAAACCCAGTTCGTCAAGGATGGGGCGGAGTTCCTCGCAGGTCTTGCTGGTGCAGGGCACCAGCAGGGCCCTGCGCCCGCGGAGGCGCTCGAGGGCGGGCAGGGCGGCCTCGAAGGAGTAGGTCCGCTCGTCGAGGAGCGTCCCGTCCAGGTCGGTGAAGAAGATGGGCATCACCGCGGGTCACTCGGGTGCATTGTCCGCCTCCACGGCGTCCCGGAGTTCGTCCAGGAAGCTGGGCATGGCCGCCGTGACCCGGTTCCAGTTGGGGATCAGGGGCTGCCCCAGTGGGTCCTCCAGGAAGGACTCCCCGGCGAGGCGGATGCTCTGGGCGAAAGTTTCCACCGCCACCTCCTCCGCGTGCCGGTCGAAAACCAGCCCGTCGATGAGGGCGTCGGCGTGGTAGCGGGTGATGGTGTCCTCCGCCGTGCGGATGTAGGTGACCTGCAAGGTCCGGAACAGGCCGGCGGAGAGCACGACCCCCTCCGAGGCCAGCACGCGGAAGATGGTCTTGGCGATGTCCACCGCCATCTTCATGAGCCCCTTGGACGGGTCCCCCGCCGAGAGGGCCTGGTGCTTGTGTTCGTAGGTGCTGCAGAGTTCCGCCTGGCAGATCCGCTTGAGGGAGCAGTTGCGGAAGATCTCGGCCAGGACGCCCACCTCGAGTCCCCAGTCGCCGGGGATGCGGTTGACCCGGGCCAGGTCGGTGCGCATGGCGAACTCCCCCGCCAGTGGGTATCGGAAGCTGTCCAGGAAGTCGAGGAAAGGCACGTGGCCGAGGATCCGCTGGAGGGACCGGGTCAGGGGGGTCATCAGCAGTCGGGTGACCCGGCCGTGCATGCGGTCGGTGACCCGGGCGTAGAAGCCCTTGCAGAACTCGAAGTTGATGTTGGGGTTGGTGACGGGGTAGCACAGGCGGGCCAGCAGTTCCCGGTCGTAGGTGAGGACGTCGCAGTC from Acidobacteriota bacterium includes:
- a CDS encoding glycosyltransferase, which encodes MTDKACPELEAVGQADIVVGIPSFNNARTIAHVVRAVCAGLAKYFPDRRGILVNSDGGSADGTPAVAREAAVSDYRALCIAHPLFPIHRIITPYHGIPGKGSAIRTILEIAVRLGAKACVVVDADLRSITPEWVDLLVSPVLREGFDFVAPLYLRHKYDGTITNSIVYPLTRALYGRRVRQPIGGDFGFSGALASHYLAGDVWHTDVARFGIDIWMTTTAIAGGYRVCQSFLGAKIHDAKDPATDLSAMLTQVVGSVFALMETHHRSWATLRGSHPVPLFGFEHAVGLEPVSVNTGRMLARFRDAARDLRGIWERILNRRTLEGILSLAALGDGDFRYPADLWVRTVYDLGLAWHRASITREHILGALTPLYLARTASFVLETADADADAVEKNLEDLCLTYEAGKPFLVEEWDANGGNRP
- a CDS encoding HAD-IIB family hydrolase, coding for MPIFFTDLDGTLLDERTYSFEAALPALERLRGRRALLVPCTSKTCEELRPILDELGFHHPFIVENGGAFYFPSRLFGASVPGAERGPDWIRVELGAPYARLTEFLRRMREEKGLRITGFNDLTPEEIVRECGLTYEEACRAAVREFDEPFRLTGPDPETDLRILSAEAEKEGLALSRGGRFHHVFGGSDKGKAIRMLTQLVLQCRFEPIFTVGLGDSPNDIPMLKNVDLPVIVQRPSGEYHPDLLREVPGARRAGGIGPQGWNRAVGEILREKRLP
- a CDS encoding glycosyl transferase encodes the protein MADFYQTGVVATLHRLVEKGHEGLERELAVYARQRPVALVLPALFREFEGPAMPKIIADLKEVPYLRQIVLTLAGADREQYRQARAMMAELPQEVRFIWNSGPRMQDLYSRLRANNLPIGEDGKGRSCWLAYGFVLADRTCEVIALHDCDVLTYDRELLARLCYPVTNPNINFEFCKGFYARVTDRMHGRVTRLLMTPLTRSLQRILGHVPFLDFLDSFRYPLAGEFAMRTDLARVNRIPGDWGLEVGVLAEIFRNCSLKRICQAELCSTYEHKHQALSAGDPSKGLMKMAVDIAKTIFRVLASEGVVLSAGLFRTLQVTYIRTAEDTITRYHADALIDGLVFDRHAEEVAVETFAQSIRLAGESFLEDPLGQPLIPNWNRVTAAMPSFLDELRDAVEADNAPE